The nucleotide window CACGGATCTAGAGACCGAGGGGGCAGGTAGCCGGGAGCCCGCGCAAGCTCGGCTTCCTCCCCCACACTCCGGGGACACGTGCCACGTCTCCTGATCATCCACCCGGACACTGGTTCCGCTTCTTAACCGTGGCCTCTAGCTGTTGCAGCCCCGGTCCACTCGTAGGGGCGACCTTccacccagcccccaccccaagaaGCCCTTTCCCGACCCACAGGCCCAGGGCACCATTTAAATGTCTTCCCCCTCAGCACATCTCTATGCTGCCCGGACACCAAATGGCCTCTGTCCCCAGGCCAGCATCCAGGTCCACTCGGATAGGGAGTAGGTGCTGCCACGCCCGGTAACCACCATCACCCCACCCCCGCCCGCAGCCGCCGCCGCTCCCAAATGGAGCTCACCGGTGTTTGCAGGCACCTTGGCGGCGTTCAGGGTGCAAATGAGTTCTCCCAGGCACTTCTTCCTCCCGTTCATCTTCCAGTTGCCGCCAACGAAGAACTTCCTGGAAGGCGCCATTGCCCTGGAACAGCCTGGTTGAAGGTCAGCACAAGCGCGGTGCGCTGGCCACTGGCCACTTATATAGAGCGCTTTGAAGCAGAACTCCTCCTCCTTCCCGCCCTCCATCACGGTTAGCCCGGCCCCTTGCTGCTAGACCGTCCCCCTCCGCCTAGCCACCTCCCGGTGTTTCGATATTCTGACGTTTCTCCTTTCTTGTAGCAACGTTCTAGGGGGACCCGGGGGCTCAAACGTCCCGCCTGTTGCCCGACAGTTGAGATGCTGAGCCTCGCGCTCAGAGAAACCCACTTTGCGATTTCGAAGACCAGAGGGTATTTCCCGTGGAGCCGGCGGCAGCAGGGCCCTGAACCAGCTCACTGAGGCCGAGCCCCTCTCTGAAAGAGAGCCCTTCCCCACAGCACAAGGCAAAGCCCTGGTAGAGGAGCCTTTCCAGCAATCACAAGGGGAGGGGCCCAAGTGTTTCACAAACATCACTGGTGATTTCTGGGCCTCTTGTCTTGGCCAAATGGAGCAGAGTGGGATGCTAGTGTGtgggaggcgggggtgggggtggggatggcatATTGGCTGCAGTCTTGTAAAGCCTCAGCCAATACCAGTATGGACTGCCCACTGCCCACTCTAGCCCCTCTACTATCCAGCAACCATGGGGCTAGACCAATTACATGGTCAGTGGTGGGGGCACGCAGCCACTCTTCTGGATTCTCCCTTCATTCTACTTCCCCAACTCAGTTTTCTGAGCACTTAGACAGAATCGCCTAGCGGTGGAGGCAGGGCAAAGGACCCCAGTTGGGCCTCTCTGAACCCGCCCCGCTCCAGTAATTTTCCCCAGGAAAAGTAAATTCCCTCTAAAGAActaaacaaaaccagccagtctTTGTCCTTTTATTCACATCGTGTGTTTTGGCATTGTTCCAGAGGACCGGAGAGACAGaacgggaggctgaggcagaagggcaaAGTGGGAGGTGTCCCTATGTCCCTCATCTCCTTCTTTGCCCAACCACAAGGGAGCAAACACATAAGGGGGGGGGAGGCACACTCGCTCCCTCCCTGGAAGGATGCATAAAGCCACACCCACGCACACACAGATAAGACCCCTCCCCATTGCAGGGGCTGGGCCatcacagagaagcagagcactGTGGATTCCAGGGGCAAGGCAAGGAAGCAACAAGGTCCCATTGTGGACAGGCAGTTGGCCCCTTCCTGTCCCACCCCTGCTCTATCCCCAAAGTCTACTGAGTACCCCTCCTCTTAGGTTGGCCATTCTCCTATGGCCTCCGGCTCTTTCCAGCTgctggggacaaaaagaaaaagggtacaGAGCAGGGGGCTGAAGTCCATCCCTCAAACCCTGTCACTCATGCCAGATGGTCTGTCCCCTGCCCGAAGTGGTAAGGGTTGAGGGCAGGCTCTTAGCTGGCCACTCTCTGGTAGAAGTAGATGTAACCCAGGTCCTTGGGTGGCTTTTCGGAGGCACACACTTTCTGATCATTGTAGATCACCCATctaggaggtgggggaagggacagagaaagatgaaTAAAGTGGGCATCGTGTTCATCTCTCAGGTGATCACCTGAGATACCTGAGGTGTTTCTGGGGAAGGACCCCCACTTTCATTCTATGCTGAGATCCCAAATCTATAGTCTGGCTAGCCATCTGAAAGGCGCTTCAAAATCCCATAAAGATCATTTCCCACTTGATGTCTTCAGACTGTTTATTTAGAGATGAGAGcccaacagccctggctgtcctggaatactatgtagatcaggctggccacaaactcaaggctctacctccttctgcctccacaatgctgggattaataaATGTGTGTACAACTACATCCGGacagatttttttattcttttttctttttccagacagggtttctctgtgtatcactggctggcctcaaactcagagatccaactgtctctgcctcctgagtactgggattaaagggaggTATGTACTACCATGTCCAACCAGattgtattttcaaaaattacaattatttatttgtactAATGTGCACTTGAACCATGGtgtatatagaggtcagagggcagttttctggttctgggaatctaactcaggcTGTCATAATTGACAGAACGTGTCTTTACTCATTAAGATCTTGTCAACCACTGGGtagtgatgatgcacacctttaatcccagcactcaggaggcagaggatctctgtgagttagagaccagcctagtctaccgagcaagcgagttccaggacaggctccaaagctatacagagaaaccctacaaaacaaaaatcttatcaGATTTTACCAGCCtagattgtatttttttaaatcatcttccACTTATTCCTGTGAAGCTGGAGGAACCAGACAGACCAATGTTTTCTATACTCCTTtcctggttttttggttttttttttttttttggtttttgacagggtttctctgtgtagctttgcgcctttcctggatctcgctctgtagaccaggctggcctcaaactcacagagatgcacctgcctctgtctcccgagtgttgggattaaaggcgtgcgccaccaccgcccggcttcctttcctttttaaaacaggatttttaaagtgtgtgtgtctctttggggtgtgtgtgcatgagtgacgTGTCatcaaggccagaagaaggtgccagatccctggaactagagttacggATGATCGTTAGTCTCCATGGAGgcgctgggaatggaacccaggtcttctgcaggagcagcaagtgctcttaaccaataagCATCTCTATAGACCACCCCTAGCCCcctttggagacaggctctcatacagcccaggctcaccatgtagccaaggataagcTTCAACTCTTGgtcacctgcctccacctctactGCTAGCACTGCAGCCATAAGCCACCCCACCCAGCTACTGACCAGCATTTGAGCAATACAGTCTTAGCCACAATGATTTAACTTACTGCTGCCACAGGCAATCCATAAACAAGCAGATGACCAGGTACTAGTAAAAATCACTTACAAAAGCAGACAGCCAGAGTCAGCCCTGGGGTGTGGCTTGCCTGTTCCTGTGGGAAGCATTTTTCCCCCTGCCCTCTTCTACAATATTCTAGGGACTGACGTCCAGGCCGcccttcctcattcccaccaGCGTCTCTCCATTCAGTGCACACTGCTAGCCACTTACCTGCCTTCCTTCTTGATGTGGCAGACATAGTGACCACACATAGTAGAAGTGCCCATGTGACTAATGAAGGCAAAGAGCTGATattctggggaagaaaagaaaaagcagaggagAAAATATGAGGTTCCTGTGTGACAGTATTTAACagctcaaacccaggacaagaGTTTCAGGGAACACGGGACAAAGGGAATCTCAGCTCCTAGAATTCCACCCTCATGAGCCCTATCAAAGAGGCAAAGCTTCTATCCCCTCAGACTGGAGGGCACAGCACTAGAATACAGGGCCTGGTGCAGCATACAGCCTTGGGTTTGCTCTGATGCTCAGGGACACTCACTTCCAGGACCATCCCGGACTTTAGGTCCCACTGGCACAGACTCAGAAATGGAGTCAGCAGCTGAGCGTCCCTCTGAGATGTCCATAGCAGCTTCTGCATCTAGGTCGTCAATGTGACTGAAGATCCAGTCTACAGCCCGTTCTAAACTATTGTTCTTGGAGAGGAGGGAAGTGTTACTTTTCCTAACAAGTCAGGCAGGCACACCCACCACAGTGGCTATCACAATCACCAAGGGGCAGCCAGCTTCAACCACACTACACTGGGTTTTGGGTCCACTAACCAAAGGCATTAATATAACCttactcccacccccactttttcccATGGCTCCAAGTCCTTAGCTGGGGCAGCCCATACCGTGGCCCGTAGGGCTTTCAGGGCCTGGTCCCTTGAGAAGCCCATGGAAACAATTGTGGTCACACAGTCCTCTGGTGGGGGATCAGCTGCTGCACTTGTAGAACCAGGTCCACTGGAGCCAGGCAGGATGAGGGGATTTGCAAAATCTGTGGACAGGGAAGGGATGAGTGTTTGCAGGGGTGGATGGAGGCCCTGCCCCATCCTGCTACCCACCTCTGCCTACCTGGATCATCCATGTGTGACATGACCCAGTTCATGGCTGCTTCAGCCCCACTGTTCCCTGTATAGTAGACAGCTTTCCGGCAGGCATCCATAGGGAAGCCCATTTCCACCAACTGTATGATAACGGATTCAtccaacatgggtgctgtggTAGAATGGTAGGCACCATGACTTACCGCTACTGTCTCTACTTGTTTCTTTACCCTCCCACATGCCAAGCCTCTACCCTTTTCCCAATTACCTATTACATGTTTTTCTCATCCAAGGATAGGTATTTCATATCAGAACTAAAAGTAGCCACGAGCAAAATGTGGACCTCGTATCCCAAAGGCAATCGGCTTTCTGCCATTTATGGACCATGatacccttctccttccccacccaaACCAAGGAAGTAACAAAGATATAGAGGCGATTAGCTAAGGGCCAAGGCTACTGACATTCATATGAGAATGCAGCTCGAGTATTGTAGCCAGTCTTCACATCCAATAAAGGTCCAGAGGAAATTGgaaagggaagacaggagaaacaTAAAGGATGGAGGGGCAGTGCAGAAAAGCCCTCCCCCGTTagtaagggagagagacaggcaggaagaagaaTCACTAACATGTCGGAGAGGAGAAGTGAGGGGAGCAGAAGGAGTCTTCGTCTTCGTTGCCATAGAAACCAAGGCTACCTTTGGGCTCATCCGGAGTGACCAGGGGCGGGGCAATGTCAGGCAGCTCCTCTTCTCCTGGCTGTAGCCCTGCTCCCCTCAACTGGGAGATGTCTAGCTCCTCTGGCATCTCAATGGACACATCTGCAATTGGAATGGCAGGAGAAGGGTCACTTCAGTAGCTCCCTAATGGTCACAGTAGACCCTCAAGCTCCTGCCCCAACGTTTGGAACTGCTCTTAATAGTGCCAACCTTGGGATACATGTGGAAGTATAGGGGTCAAGGAACGTGTATTCTAGTCCTAAATCTACTACTATCTGAGCTACAGACAGGCCAGGAGCCTTTCACAGTCAGAGTGCCTTAAACATCTGTAGGTCTCAATTTCCTTATCTAGAAAATCAAGATAAATCAATAGTGTCAAGTTAGAGCCAAGGACCTGTAGGACCTGCTTTAAGTTTATCAcaataaaaacagttatcaattagaaaaattttaacaataaaatcaGTTGTAAATCACAACTATCAAAACAGTTTTAGCCAGGCATCATGACACATgtccttaatcctagcactcgagaggcagaggcaggcagatctttatgatcATTGGGCCAACATAATTTACatggcaaattccaggccagccagggctacacagtgaggccctatcttaaaaacatcaacaaaaagaaCTCCAAAAAAGTTTTGAgtagccagacggtggtggcgcacgcctgtaatcccagcactcaggaggcagaggcaggtggatctctgtgagttcgaggccagcctggtctacaaagcgagttccaggacagcctccaaagctacagagaaaccctgtctcaaaaaaaaaaaaaaccaaaaacaaaaacaacaacaaaaagttttaatTAGTCTTTtcaaattaggtacattttgaaaCATACACAAAATGTTTCCTCTTTTAGAGAAAAATCTGAGGAACACTAGTTGATATATGTTAAGAATATCTTTTTCTAGGGCTTTCTACATTACCACCCTCACCCCGACCAGCATACCCAGTTTCTTGGGCACCCAGTCTAAGCCAAAGGTGAACTTCTTGATCTGGATGACCAGGTAGTCAGGGAAGGAAGCAAACCGTGTAGTCCTGGAGAGAGAAAATGTGCTGGTACCCCAGGACGCTCTTTTATCTACCTGGATTTGAACTCTCTTAGATAAAGTCCAGTATCCAGGAAGatactcttttttcttcttgcctGGGTAGGGATCAGAGACCTACACAAGGAGCTGCAGGAGCCAGGAAGAGGACTATTTTATTGACAGAAACAGCAATGGGCTGGGGACTTGGTCCCTAAAACTGAAGCACCTCTCAAGATCTAAAGGCCATGCCAGTGGCCAAAAGCAAGCTCTCTGCTACAAGTCCAATTAAGCCTCTAGCTGACACTAAAAGCCTGTGCTCTGGCATACTGGAGAAGATGTGCAGAGGCCGTACTGGAAAAAAGCCTGCACTAGAAAAGAGAAGCATCAGGAAAGGATAAGGTAAGAGGTGCAGTCATCACTGTGTCCACCCTTGCTGGGGCCTCCTGGTCCCTCAGGAACAAAACCCCAGGCCCAGGGGATTTATCCTTGAGAGCTCAACCAAAAGGAATGAGCAAACAGACAAGAGGCAGGTATGTCTTTGATTATTACCCCACCACCAAAGGCCTGCAGCTCAAACCCGGGCCAAAGGACATACTTGACAGCTACTGATTTCGCCTGTAGGGCTGTGCTCCAGAAGTCATCCACCTGCTCAGGGGCCCCATACGCTTCCAGGCAGGAGCTGAAGGGCACCTGGGCCCGAACCAGTTCTGGCAGTGGGACTTTCTCCTCTTCAGCTTGCCGCTTCTTCTCTTCATACTCTAGAAGCTCCTCTGGTGAAAGAATTGGGTGGTGTACCCTTAGAGGATGTCCCTTGTTCTCTGTTCAGCTTTGCCCTTTATTCCTGTTCCTCTATCCCACCAAGCCTACTGGACACATGTCCCATGTCCTTTGCCTGTCATCACAACAGTGCTAACAGGCTGCAGGAAAGATTAACGCCATTCCCACTGTGGCCCAGCTTCAGACCTCAGCCTCCATCCACTGAGCGAGCAAGGTACCTTTGTTAAGGGCTGCATCCATGGGCACAGGCAACTGCATGATGTAGTCAACTCGCTGAGTGTACTTAACCTTCTCTGTGGCCAGGCATTTGATCTTTTCTTCCACCAAGAAGCGGAACACTTCATTTGGATTTTCAGAACTCCGGCAATTCCTCTACGGGAAACAGGCAGGATAGGAAGGTCTGGGCAGCCAGGGAACAAACTGAGGCTCAAAAATGTATCAGGGAACCAGTAGGGAAGAGCTCAGGATTAAACGATAGCCACTCAGGAGCGCAGGGATGCAAGACAGAGTAAAAGCCTTCCCTAACTAACCACCCTTACCCCTGTTTCTGGCCCCCCGTAATactctatttttctttataagcagTAAGTGTTCTTGGGTCGGGGATGAACCCAGGGACCtgagcatgctaggtaagtgctctaccttGGTGCCCTGTCTCCCAGCCCTCTTACGTCTTTAATTGTGGCTGCTGTTCTAATCCTAATGAGGGAGATCACAAGAAGGACTGCAGGTAAAGACCAGCACTTGTCTTGACTATTTTCCTCAAGTACAACTACTAGTGCAGGGCAGGCTAAATGCAAACAGCCTGCTGACTTCTGAGGCTGGGCTGGAGAAGAGGAGGTAAGTGGGTACGGACTGAAGGCAAACAGGAGAACCAACACTAGCCTCTCTGCCATCTTCCCATCcttacctccaccatgttgatAAGGTGAAGGAAGAATTCCTGGGCATCCTGCTGCCGATTCGTGGAGAACTCCGGGTGGCCCTTGCCAATGAGGGCCTTGAACATTCGAGGGGCAATGCCATCTTGAACTTCCTAGGCAGAGCCAGGGCAGAGACTCAGTAGCTACCCACTGACCTAATTTGGACACTTCCCAGCTCTTAGTTTctctatataattttataaaatcctAAACTCACCTTTTGTTCTGGTACCTGCTCCCCATCACCTGACTCCAGTGCTGGCTTGGAATATTCTCCAGAGAGAAGGCCATGGCCCAGCTTGGCCCTGTAGTAATAGTCAAGAAAATTATTTAGCTTAATCAACTAATGATCTTGCAGCTGTCTGtatcttcccccttcccctcaaTCATGCTCATGACCCGATTTAGACAAGTCTTGAGActgtgtgtggtgttgttggGATGGGGACAAGAGGGACTCAGCTCAAGAGGCAGCCAGCCCGCAGCTCCTAACTGTCCAGGGCTCTGATGATGCCCACCCAAGGTGGTCACGGTTTGTACAACAGCCTCTGTACGAATGACCTGACTACATACACCTGGGTGCTGAAGTCCTGGGTGGGGTCTGTTGGGGCATTCTGGAAGATCTTCTCCAATTTATCCACATACCtagaaggcaaaacaaacaaacaaataaataacaaacaggaaaaaggaagggatAACTCATCTAATTGCAGGAACATGTTCTTCCTAGAGATACATTCTATTTCTCTGCAGCAACCTGTCCATTCTCCCTTCTCAACTAAAGAGAACATGCAGCATGCTCAAGGTACTGTTCTTCTTGGCCTCCTTCCCAAGGCAGAGCCAAGGAAATGAGACGGCTGCCCAGGATTAGAACAAACAGAAGTCACATTCTTTTGTTCTTCTGTTCCTGGGGAGTGTATGCTAGGGCAGCTTTATAACGTGTCTCCTTCACAGGACACCCTCCACAGGAGAACAGGAGCCATTCTAAGGATGAGAGCAGGCACACAGATACAAGGACAGCTCAAGGCCAGCATGCAGAGACTGGACTAGGAGAGGAGCAAAGATGTTAAGAGGTATTTGGTTTCAATCAACTAATAATTCTCTCGGCTTCATGGTTCTTtcttaagtaattaaaaaaagtGGACAAACTAAACCCTACTCAGGTTGCGCGGGTACACAGCCAAAGACCAGCAGTAAAGAGAATCACTTACTTCCTCTGGAAGTCAGGGATGCTGAAGAGCACCTGAACCACAGAGTTGAGGTAGCAGCTGTTCCCCAGGTTCCGGATGCCCGTGTAACCAGGTCCAAACAGAGGCTTGAGTGGCACACCTGACTCCTGGATCAGCTCCCATTCACCAATGCGCTGGTTCATGTCTATCTCCAGCTCGGTCATTGTCTTGTCCGTCTGCAGGAAAGGGGACTTTAGACTGGGCAAGAAACTCAGCCCTGAAGTTTCCCAGAGTCTAGGGCAAGACCCAGGTATAGGCCAGGATTTATGGAAATGGGGCCTGGGCATGTTAAATATCACGTAGTCTCTAAGCTCCAGACTGGGAATCATTCTAGATCCATTAGTCATCAGACCTtgtactcattcatttatttgtgacCCACCATGCTCCTAGACTATGTCTATGGAACCAAGGAGCATACCTACTTTATTCATTTAGTGGCCAGTATGTAACAAGTGCTCAGTAGTGGTCACTGAATGACCAGATGACTGTAGACTTCTTTTCAAGAGAAATCCATACATCGTGGGGAGTGGGTATCTTCAGCTTCAGGCACAGAAGAGCCACAGAGGCAAGAATGAAAATCTGACACCaatgagggggagggagggaactcACCTTCTGCATCTTCAGCATGTCGATGCCAAAGTGGGACAAGTGCTCTGCCAGGCTAGGGTCCAGAACCATGTCATCCTCATCATATGAATACACATCTAAAGCAAAAGGCAGACACAATGTGGGCAGGGGACATAGTTTGGCATTGGCCTCTCCACCAACTCTACCTCCAGCCCAGAGGACATAAGGACAGCCAGTAAGGATCACCCTCTTGGCTCACTTGGGCATTAGTGAGGAACAAGGCCATCCGGAATTGGTTGTCAGAGGGAACAGGGTGAAACAGGATGAGGGTgggattgtgattttttttttcaaatgcatgTGTATGTTCACGTGTGTGCAGGGTTTTTCTGGAGACagttcttatgtagcccaggctggcgtcaaGTTcattatgtagttgaggatgatcttcaaattgatcctcctgcctccacctcccaagcactgggataaTAGATGTGCACTAGTAGTACACTACCATACCCAGATTGAATTAGGATTTAGATTCTAACCTTGTACCATAAGCTACTACAGTAAGATTAGTTTGGAAAGACGGTCACTAACCAAGTAATGATGGTTGTCTCTAGGAAGGGACCAGGACTGTGGAAGGCAGTAGTGAAGTTCTAAGTCTTTTCACTTGGTATCAAGGGGATACATTTATGTATTATTCATGTCATGAAATGAGTAACTAGAACACATTAAGTGGGGAGGGGCAGGCGAGTACCAGCTCCATCGGGTGTGATGGTGCCCAGCTTAACAGCTAAGGGGTAGCCAGTCTCCCTGTAGTGCTCCACAGCATGGTTGTTGCCTCCACTGCCATCAAAGTATCGTCGGCCACAGAGGATGGAGCCATCTGTCAGGTTGAGCCACAGGTTCTCTTTCATGTCACACTTGGAGCACTTCCAGCCACTAGCCCAGGGAGAAGAAAATGAGCTGAATTCTGGGTTGGGGTCAATACTGGGGTGCCAGTGAGAGGGGCTCTAGCAGGCCCCAGCCAGTCCAAGAACCCAGTCTCCTCTTCTGGCTGTTCCCCGCATCGTTGGTTCATCTTCCCCACATCTTCTTTCTGGTCTTGCTCCCTACGCTCTCTCTCACCAACTCCAGTACAAGGTGCCTGTCCTCTTTACCCTTGCTCTAGGGGTTATGCCCAGAGATGGGAGGAGCCAGGCCTCACCAGGGAGGGATCCGCGCAGGGTTGTCCAACTGCTTGAGGTTGAAGGCATGCTTAGACACCTGACGGACTTCTCCATCCCAAGCCTGCACCTCCTGCTTGCGGGAGGCTGAATCAGCTGACAGTAGGGCTTCCACTGCACTGGTCACCTAGAGGGAGCACAGAGTCAGCCAGGACCAACCCCTGCCCTCTGATTATTCTTGTGTCCCAGATCCCTGCCCCACATGCTCTTTCCACCCTCAGTCTCGTTTTGGTAGTGCTGTCCAAGCCACGACCACAGCGGCCCCTCCAGTCCTAGAATCTCTGGATAGGGTGGTAAGGGTTTCATACCCGATCTCTGACAATGTCGGGAAGCCCCCCCAACCCGTCCCGGGCGATCTCCAGGTAATCTGGCAAAATAACAATCTTCACGTCCTCGTCATATTCAAACTTCTCCTCGGTGAGATCAAACCCACCTTCAACACCTGGTTatgacagggaagaaggaagaaagtaggACAACTACCCCTGGTCATTGGCTCTCCTCCAAAGTGTCCCCTCAGGAGCTCTAAGGCCACTGCTTAGGCTCAGGGTTCTCCTAACAGGTAGCTCACCAATTGCCAGCCGGGTGGGCTTCTTCCGAGGTGGGTCCCCAGTGCCTGCACTAGTGTCCTCTTCTCTCTGCAATGAAGAGAGGTTCAGAGGCCGGGTGTGATGGCGCGTGACCTcgtcctagcattcaggaggcagaggaaggatctCTATAAGCTCCAGGCTAGCTGAGGCTACAAAgtaaaaccccatctcaaaaagacaaaaatcaaaataaaacaaagagaaaaggagggtcAGGAGCAGCCCTGAGCCCCAGGGTCAGAAcaaaggaggaagatggaggagaagaaTGGCGGC belongs to Onychomys torridus chromosome 3, mOncTor1.1, whole genome shotgun sequence and includes:
- the Usp5 gene encoding ubiquitin carboxyl-terminal hydrolase 5 isoform X1 — translated: MAELSEEALLSVLPTIRVPKAGDRVHKDECAFSFDTPESEGGLYICMNTFLGFGKQYVERHFNKTGQRVYLHLRRTRRLREEDTSAGTGDPPRKKPTRLAIGVEGGFDLTEEKFEYDEDVKIVILPDYLEIARDGLGGLPDIVRDRVTSAVEALLSADSASRKQEVQAWDGEVRQVSKHAFNLKQLDNPARIPPCGWKCSKCDMKENLWLNLTDGSILCGRRYFDGSGGNNHAVEHYRETGYPLAVKLGTITPDGADVYSYDEDDMVLDPSLAEHLSHFGIDMLKMQKTDKTMTELEIDMNQRIGEWELIQESGVPLKPLFGPGYTGIRNLGNSCYLNSVVQVLFSIPDFQRKYVDKLEKIFQNAPTDPTQDFSTQVAKLGHGLLSGEYSKPALESGDGEQVPEQKEVQDGIAPRMFKALIGKGHPEFSTNRQQDAQEFFLHLINMVERNCRSSENPNEVFRFLVEEKIKCLATEKVKYTQRVDYIMQLPVPMDAALNKEELLEYEEKKRQAEEEKVPLPELVRAQVPFSSCLEAYGAPEQVDDFWSTALQAKSVAVKTTRFASFPDYLVIQIKKFTFGLDWVPKKLDVSIEMPEELDISQLRGAGLQPGEEELPDIAPPLVTPDEPKGSLGFYGNEDEDSFCSPHFSSPTSPMLDESVIIQLVEMGFPMDACRKAVYYTGNSGAEAAMNWVMSHMDDPDFANPLILPGSSGPGSTSAAADPPPEDCVTTIVSMGFSRDQALKALRATNNSLERAVDWIFSHIDDLDAEAAMDISEGRSAADSISESVPVGPKVRDGPGKYQLFAFISHMGTSTMCGHYVCHIKKEGRWVIYNDQKVCASEKPPKDLGYIYFYQRVAS
- the Usp5 gene encoding ubiquitin carboxyl-terminal hydrolase 5 isoform X2, giving the protein MAELSEEALLSVLPTIRVPKAGDRVHKDECAFSFDTPESEGGLYICMNTFLGFGKQYVERHFNKTGQRVYLHLRRTRRLREEDTSAGTGDPPRKKPTRLAIGVEGGFDLTEEKFEYDEDVKIVILPDYLEIARDGLGGLPDIVRDRVTSAVEALLSADSASRKQEVQAWDGEVRQVSKHAFNLKQLDNPARIPPCGWKCSKCDMKENLWLNLTDGSILCGRRYFDGSGGNNHAVEHYRETGYPLAVKLGTITPDGADVYSYDEDDMVLDPSLAEHLSHFGIDMLKMQKTDKTMTELEIDMNQRIGEWELIQESGVPLKPLFGPGYTGIRNLGNSCYLNSVVQVLFSIPDFQRKYVDKLEKIFQNAPTDPTQDFSTQVAKLGHGLLSGEYSKPALESGDGEQVPEQKEVQDGIAPRMFKALIGKGHPEFSTNRQQDAQEFFLHLINMVERNCRSSENPNEVFRFLVEEKIKCLATEKVKYTQRVDYIMQLPVPMDAALNKEELLEYEEKKRQAEEEKVPLPELVRAQVPFSSCLEAYGAPEQVDDFWSTALQAKSVAVKTTRFASFPDYLVIQIKKFTFGLDWVPKKLDVSIEMPEELDISQLRGAGLQPGEEELPDIAPPLVTPDEPKAPMLDESVIIQLVEMGFPMDACRKAVYYTGNSGAEAAMNWVMSHMDDPDFANPLILPGSSGPGSTSAAADPPPEDCVTTIVSMGFSRDQALKALRATNNSLERAVDWIFSHIDDLDAEAAMDISEGRSAADSISESVPVGPKVRDGPGKYQLFAFISHMGTSTMCGHYVCHIKKEGRWVIYNDQKVCASEKPPKDLGYIYFYQRVAS